The following proteins come from a genomic window of Methanocella conradii HZ254:
- a CDS encoding archaeosine biosynthesis radical SAM protein RaSEA, whose protein sequence is MMENLGEAMMEIRRRQRMRPRMPTELVGFWKGEDLLDGKPVRSNTIVFRTKGCYWAQKGGCTMCGYTYDAAVTPPTADDLIAQYRSVENSIDGKVVKLFTSGSFLDKGEVPEKARDEILSSLSKKASKVIVETRPEFVTDKALEEAKKYVERLEVAIGLETSSDKIRIECINKNFLFMDFVKASETAKRHGVTTKAYLLLKPPFIDEKDALDDMVKSVLDAAPYAGTISINLCNVQRGTIVDELFRKKAYRPPWLWTIVEIIRRVHGKTGAIIMSDPLAAGSPRGPHNCYRCDHAFADAIRKYSITQDVSVFDGLGCECRLTWEKVLELEAWTFGAPLLY, encoded by the coding sequence ATGATGGAAAATTTGGGAGAAGCCATGATGGAAATTCGCAGGCGTCAGAGGATGAGGCCTCGCATGCCGACGGAGCTGGTCGGCTTCTGGAAGGGGGAAGACCTGCTGGATGGCAAGCCTGTGCGGTCTAATACCATCGTCTTCAGGACGAAGGGCTGCTACTGGGCGCAGAAGGGGGGCTGCACGATGTGTGGCTACACTTATGATGCCGCAGTCACGCCTCCTACTGCCGATGACCTCATAGCACAATACCGCTCGGTAGAGAATAGCATAGATGGCAAGGTCGTCAAGCTGTTCACATCGGGCAGCTTTTTAGATAAGGGGGAGGTGCCCGAGAAGGCGAGGGATGAGATCCTGTCAAGCCTTTCGAAAAAGGCCAGCAAGGTAATCGTGGAGACAAGGCCGGAGTTCGTCACTGATAAGGCTCTTGAGGAGGCTAAAAAGTACGTCGAGCGCCTCGAGGTCGCCATCGGCCTGGAGACGTCTAGCGATAAGATTCGCATAGAGTGTATAAATAAGAACTTTCTTTTCATGGATTTCGTTAAGGCCAGCGAAACGGCAAAAAGGCATGGCGTTACCACTAAGGCATACCTGTTGCTTAAGCCTCCTTTCATCGACGAGAAGGATGCGCTGGACGACATGGTTAAATCGGTGCTGGATGCGGCCCCATATGCGGGCACCATATCGATTAACCTTTGTAATGTTCAGCGTGGCACTATCGTGGATGAGCTTTTTAGGAAGAAGGCTTATAGGCCTCCATGGCTTTGGACCATTGTCGAAATAATTAGGCGGGTACATGGAAAGACGGGGGCCATTATAATGTCAGACCCTCTGGCAGCGGGCTCACCCAGGGGGCCTCATAATTGCTATAGGTGTGATCATGCGTTCGCTGACGCTATAAGGAAATACTCCATCACCCAGGATGTCTCGGTTTTTGATGGATTGGGCTGTGAGTGTCGCCTGACCTGGGAGAAGGTTTTAGAGCTTGAAGCCTGGACATTTGGGGCGCCCTTGCTCTATTAA
- the arcS gene encoding archaeosine synthase subunit alpha gives MTRFFEVTHRDGAARLGRILIRGGVETPYIERTHESIMVNEGNALLHEQISCAIDSVNILPYIGLPYHAPKGLINFFAPLARDKMEMEAPVGVVVHPDWHVEGADVYVMAGARAIEGDARALLDSIIKIRASSKPDTALYVPALATPENLSLLIYLGADIVDDVLTTAKAYEGLYLTQDGEFSPGELFDLPCSCEVCRNNTPEGLRSMRAKERFELLAKHNYLRLEEELKRVKLHIRRGMLREYVEKQCRSRPWLTALLRLADAQYDYLEQRTPTYRSSRMLACSAESQNRVEVRRFAQRVKERFRSNGDILLIIPCSARKPYSASQSHMALASALGKYKNYVHELILTSPLGVVPRELELVYPAAHYDVAVTGVWDLEERQWVSGCLRDYLDTHSFKKVLAHVDGPYVEVCKQSGHEMVFTSRGRITSEESLLSLVEHVRAAVDELGTKPRSAKDLMLDLFRGMADYQFGAGNGELLVPEDATVKGRYPRYALFGGREQLCSISPDYGSLSLTLEGAKRMRLEPDYEVTIGDFVPKGSVLAPGIIGASLQIRPGDDVLVKGPKAIGVGKAKMSGYEMVGSTRGMAVELRHVERL, from the coding sequence TTGACGCGTTTCTTCGAGGTCACGCACAGGGATGGCGCGGCCAGGCTGGGCCGCATACTCATCAGGGGCGGGGTTGAGACGCCTTATATTGAGCGCACTCATGAGAGCATCATGGTTAATGAGGGAAATGCTTTGCTGCATGAGCAGATTTCGTGCGCCATTGATTCTGTTAATATTTTGCCATACATTGGGCTGCCTTATCATGCGCCCAAGGGGCTTATTAACTTTTTTGCGCCATTAGCGCGTGATAAAATGGAAATGGAGGCGCCGGTTGGCGTCGTGGTACACCCGGACTGGCACGTTGAGGGCGCCGACGTGTACGTCATGGCGGGCGCCAGGGCCATTGAAGGTGATGCCAGGGCCTTGCTGGATAGCATTATAAAGATTAGGGCTTCGTCAAAGCCCGATACTGCCTTATATGTGCCCGCGCTTGCGACGCCTGAAAACCTTTCCCTGCTTATTTATCTTGGCGCTGACATCGTCGATGATGTCCTTACCACTGCTAAGGCGTATGAAGGCCTGTATTTGACCCAGGACGGGGAGTTTTCGCCTGGCGAGCTTTTCGACCTTCCTTGTAGCTGTGAGGTGTGCCGTAATAATACTCCAGAGGGGCTGAGGTCCATGCGGGCGAAAGAACGCTTCGAGCTGCTGGCTAAGCATAACTATTTAAGGCTTGAGGAGGAGCTGAAGCGGGTAAAGCTTCATATTCGCAGGGGCATGCTTAGGGAGTACGTGGAGAAGCAGTGCCGCTCAAGGCCGTGGCTTACTGCCCTGCTTAGGCTGGCGGATGCTCAATACGATTACCTGGAACAGCGTACGCCCACCTATCGCTCTTCTAGAATGCTTGCTTGTTCTGCGGAGTCGCAAAACAGGGTGGAAGTGAGGCGTTTCGCCCAGCGGGTGAAGGAGCGTTTCAGGTCGAATGGGGATATACTCCTCATCATCCCATGCTCGGCGAGAAAGCCGTATTCGGCCTCTCAGTCACACATGGCGCTGGCGAGCGCGCTAGGGAAATATAAAAATTATGTACACGAGCTGATTTTAACGTCGCCATTGGGCGTCGTGCCGAGGGAATTAGAGCTAGTTTATCCTGCCGCACACTACGACGTGGCAGTCACGGGCGTCTGGGACCTCGAGGAGCGCCAGTGGGTGTCCGGCTGCCTGCGAGACTACCTGGATACGCATAGCTTTAAAAAGGTCCTGGCACACGTAGACGGGCCATATGTTGAGGTTTGCAAGCAGTCAGGCCACGAGATGGTATTCACGTCAAGAGGGCGTATAACGAGCGAGGAATCGCTTTTAAGCCTTGTGGAGCACGTCAGGGCGGCTGTGGACGAGCTGGGCACGAAGCCGAGAAGCGCGAAAGATCTGATGTTGGACTTGTTCCGCGGCATGGCAGACTACCAGTTTGGGGCGGGCAATGGTGAGCTTCTGGTGCCAGAGGATGCCACTGTCAAGGGCAGATACCCGAGGTACGCGCTGTTCGGTGGCAGGGAGCAGCTTTGCTCGATTTCGCCCGACTATGGGTCGCTTTCGCTAACGCTGGAGGGCGCAAAGAGGATGAGGCTTGAGCCTGACTATGAGGTCACAATAGGCGATTTCGTGCCGAAAGGCAGCGTACTGGCCCCGGGGATAATAGGGGCAAGCCTCCAGATAAGGCCGGGCGATGACGTGCTCGTAAAGGGGCCAAAGGCAATAGGCGTTGGAAAGGCTAAGATGAGCGGCTACGAGATGGTAGGGTCAACAAGGGGCATGGCAGTAGAGCTAAGGCATGTGGAGAGGCTATGA
- a CDS encoding carboxypeptidase-like regulatory domain-containing protein gives MRTKKFAICVIFIYISSIGVFLSLSGCINTGIITGNNTSTVPPIASGRVFLDGKAVSGAAIEAVPINGAGKLYTIMDDKVSIKGAGNLYTITDNNGAYTLNITPATPYSITATYQGLRHTIWPVYLDNRSDTFNINLTTTPKSTIEGTGFATCSDPSRNTSDMSIFDINLNSTKDHTITSKALNRDGSYLLEVEPNVTYEMSGTLGEMGSPPITQFFYHNYKPLGNLPQITVSPNETVLIDYMVVLP, from the coding sequence ATGAGAACCAAAAAATTCGCAATTTGCGTTATTTTTATTTATATTAGCAGCATAGGTGTTTTTCTTTCATTAAGTGGATGTATAAATACGGGCATTATTACAGGCAATAATACGAGTACTGTGCCGCCCATCGCTAGCGGCCGTGTTTTTTTGGACGGGAAGGCCGTAAGCGGTGCTGCTATCGAGGCAGTACCCATAAACGGAGCTGGAAAGCTATACACCATTATGGACGATAAAGTATCCATCAAGGGAGCCGGCAATCTATACACTATTACAGACAATAATGGCGCTTATACCCTAAATATAACGCCCGCTACACCCTATAGCATTACGGCTACGTATCAAGGCCTTCGGCATACTATATGGCCTGTATATCTAGATAACAGGTCGGATACTTTTAATATTAATCTGACAACCACTCCGAAGTCAACAATCGAGGGCACCGGATTTGCGACATGTTCAGATCCAAGTAGAAATACAAGTGATATGAGCATCTTCGACATCAACTTGAACTCTACCAAGGACCATACTATTACCTCTAAGGCTTTAAATAGGGATGGTAGTTACTTACTGGAAGTAGAGCCCAATGTAACATACGAGATGAGCGGTACTCTTGGTGAGATGGGTTCGCCCCCGATAACCCAATTTTTCTACCATAATTATAAGCCGTTGGGCAACCTTCCTCAGATTACCGTTAGCCCCAATGAGACCGTCCTGATAGACTACATGGTTGTTTTACCATAA
- the pyk gene encoding pyruvate kinase: MRKTKIVCTLGPACDTQDKIEALIKAGMNVARLNMSHATHEYHAKLIQNVRYVSEALNVPIGILMDLQGPKIRIGTLSQKVILKPGQQYVLTTRDVPGDDREVNVPFKEIIESVSPGQALLIDDGLIELTVESVSDTDIVTKVMRGGELKDRKGINLPHSTVKMRSITDKDVKDLLFGIDQGVTTIAMSFVRTPQDVLDLRKIIEDKGADLPIIAKIEKHEAVKNIDGIIDVVNGIMVARGDLGIEIPMAEVPIVQKMIISKCNARAIPVITATQMLDSMIRNPMPTRAEATDVANAVFDGTDALMLSGETAFGEYPIKAVETMARIAEYTESSSYYKHVIAAKIPSPSLSITDSVAFAATEAARNLKAQAIITATQTGYSARKVSKYKPQIPIYAVTNSSSVMCQLTLSWGIFPVRIGKPPNLDSLIDESVSSCLKYGYIKNGDLVVITAGVLTGIPGGTNIMKIHVVAKEMAQGMGIGKGIVKGLVKVITTPADFGQIEKGDIIAIKEANIDRIDDIKKASAILSEESGLTSFSAIIGREMSIPVVVGIKDATTRFKDGMKVTIDTLSGLVYEGYINLPSD; this comes from the coding sequence ATGAGGAAGACAAAGATCGTTTGTACGCTGGGCCCCGCGTGCGATACCCAGGACAAGATAGAGGCCCTCATAAAGGCGGGCATGAACGTCGCAAGGCTTAACATGTCACATGCTACGCACGAATACCATGCAAAATTGATACAGAATGTACGATACGTTTCTGAGGCGCTGAACGTGCCGATAGGCATCCTAATGGATTTGCAGGGGCCTAAGATACGCATTGGAACGCTAAGCCAAAAGGTCATCCTTAAGCCAGGGCAGCAATACGTGCTAACCACAAGGGATGTGCCAGGCGATGATAGAGAAGTAAACGTGCCCTTTAAAGAAATAATAGAATCGGTATCGCCAGGCCAAGCATTGCTCATCGACGATGGCCTCATAGAGCTGACGGTGGAAAGCGTAAGCGATACCGATATTGTCACAAAGGTCATGAGAGGGGGCGAGCTAAAGGACCGAAAGGGCATAAACCTGCCGCACTCTACCGTAAAGATGAGGTCTATCACGGATAAAGACGTAAAAGACCTGCTGTTCGGCATCGACCAGGGCGTCACCACGATAGCAATGTCCTTCGTCAGGACGCCACAGGACGTGCTGGACCTGAGGAAGATCATCGAGGATAAGGGGGCAGACCTGCCCATAATAGCCAAGATCGAGAAACACGAGGCCGTCAAGAACATAGACGGGATAATCGACGTGGTGAACGGCATAATGGTAGCGCGGGGCGATCTCGGCATAGAGATACCCATGGCGGAAGTGCCCATCGTACAAAAGATGATCATCTCAAAATGTAATGCAAGGGCTATACCGGTCATAACGGCAACTCAGATGCTCGACTCCATGATAAGGAACCCCATGCCGACCCGCGCAGAGGCAACGGACGTGGCAAACGCCGTATTCGACGGCACCGACGCCCTCATGCTATCCGGGGAAACCGCCTTTGGAGAATACCCGATAAAAGCGGTAGAGACCATGGCCCGAATCGCGGAATACACCGAATCGTCCTCCTATTATAAGCACGTCATCGCCGCAAAAATTCCATCGCCATCCCTGTCCATCACGGATTCTGTGGCCTTTGCGGCCACAGAGGCCGCCCGAAACCTCAAAGCGCAGGCGATCATTACAGCAACACAGACCGGCTATTCAGCGAGAAAGGTATCCAAATATAAGCCGCAAATACCCATCTACGCGGTGACCAATAGCAGTAGCGTCATGTGCCAATTAACTCTATCCTGGGGAATTTTTCCGGTCCGAATAGGGAAGCCCCCGAACCTCGACAGCCTGATAGATGAATCCGTGAGCTCCTGCCTGAAATATGGCTATATTAAAAATGGCGACCTGGTCGTCATAACGGCCGGGGTATTAACCGGCATACCCGGAGGGACCAACATCATGAAGATACACGTAGTTGCAAAAGAAATGGCGCAAGGGATGGGCATTGGAAAGGGTATAGTAAAAGGCCTCGTTAAGGTCATAACAACCCCTGCCGATTTTGGGCAAATTGAAAAAGGCGATATAATCGCGATAAAAGAAGCTAACATCGACCGCATCGATGACATAAAGAAGGCGTCTGCCATATTAAGCGAAGAAAGCGGGCTCACGTCTTTCAGCGCCATCATCGGCAGGGAGATGAGCATACCCGTCGTAGTGGGCATCAAGGACGCTACCACAAGGTTTAAGGACGGAATGAAGGTGACAATCGATACTTTAAGCGGCCTAGTATACGAAGGCTACATCAACCTACCCAGCGACTAA